In Phycisphaerae bacterium RAS2, the DNA window GAGGATCAGCGGAAGATCCTCAGGGGTCCCCGGCGGCGGCTCGGGTGTCAGGTCCTTGAAAACAGGCGGCGCACCTGCCGCCTGCTTTTCGGACCTACCCTGATCGGTACTTTCACTCGGTTGACTCGCCGGGTTTTCTTCGCCCGGCTGGGAGGAGGGGGGATCCCCCTGCGGCTGTGTTGTCGCGGGGTCTTCCTGTGGTTCGGCCTCTTCCTCCGGAACCTCGTCCGGCTCGGGCGCCGGGATCAGGTTCATAACACTGTTAAAGGCCTTCCCCCCGGTCCGGACCGCCATGATATAACTGGTAAGGTGGGGCGGAATTTCCGCCTCCAGCGCTTCCTGCAATTTTTGCGTGTCCTTCATGTTCAGGTTGATGCGCGGCCGCCCGTCGCGCGAGAGGTTCGCCTCGTACGACCAGATGGTGAAATAGGGCGCGACACCGGGGTACAAAACACCGTCGCCGTTGTCCGGCGGAAACGAATTCGCCCCGTCATCCTCGTTGGGGTCGAGCAGGCCGTTCTGGTTGTAATCCTCGCCGTACAACACCCAGCCGCTGAACCCACGGACCAGCAGCAACTCCTCAATCGTCGAGAAGCGCGCCCCTTTCACGCGATAGCCCGGCTCGAGCTTTGCGTAATACTCGTCCTTCGCGCCGTTGGGCCGCGGGGCCGCGCCCTTCTCACGCCAGTCAAGCAGCGAGTCCACCAGCACGTTCACATCCACCTGCGAGGTCGTCTCCTGCGGGATGGCGTACTCGAACAGCCGCCGAAGCTGATCCTCCTTGGCAAGGTTCAAATCCAGACGCGATGTTTCGTCCGTCAGGCCGTAGCGAACCGTCGCCGGCGCGTACGGATTCGGCGCGACGAGATTGAACCGCCACACCGGCGGCGCGTTCGGGTCGTAACTGTTGTTGACGACCTCGTTGCCCTGCACGGCCTGCTGCGGCGTCGGTGTCACCGGTACGGCACGAAACACCGCGGGGTTGTCGTACCACACCGTCGGGTCGCTTCGATACGCCCGCAGCACGACGATGGCGTGCTGAATCCCGCTCTCGGCGGCCATCCGTGCGTAGAACGATGCCTGCTGCGAATTCACTTCGTCGGTGTATGACCGCACCATGAACGAATAACTCGCCGCCAGCAGCGAGAGCAGGGCGATCATCACCAGCACCACAACCAGAATCAGCCCGCGGCGGCGTCTCATGGCGTCGTTCCTCCGCCCGCCGACTGGTTCAGTTGCGACGCTCGCTGCTGCGCCCGCATCATTCGCGAGCCGAAGAACACATCCGCCTGCGGCAGCTTCACCTGTACGGTGAACGTCTTCCGCGAAAACGCCTCCGGCAACGCCGGCTGCAACTCCGAGTCCTGCAGGTCGATTTCCTGCTCATCCGGCGGCGGCAGTTCGTCATACCCCACCGTCACCTCGACCGCCTGCGGCAGCGAGTTGCCCATCCCGCCGAACCCGCCGCGCAGGTCCCACTTGTCGATCCAATCGATGCCGTCGTAGTAGCGAATTCGCAGGTATTTCAGCTCCGGCGCGAGCAGGTCCAGCTCGATGGAATCGGGCCGGGCCTCGTTCAACACCGTCTGGTTCAGCGTCTTGATCTCCCGCCGCGCCAGGCCCAGCGGCTTGGGGCCTTGTGTGCCGTCGGGGTAGTCATGCGACTCGTCGTAGTCGTAGGCGAGGTAATACTGCACCTGGCGGATGTCGCACCGCGCGGCGATGGGGTTGTCGCCGATTGCCCGCGGAATGAACTGCTCCTTTGATGGCAGGACAACTGTCTGGATCGACAGGAACCGCTCCATCCCCCACACGCCCGGATCGCCGTTCCCCAGGAACCCGGCCGACGAGCGGATCTCGTCGGCGATCTTCAGCGCCGTCCGTCGCGCCAGCGATCCTTCGGTGATCATGCGCGTGCTGCGGTCGCGCTCTGACAGCGTAATGTCATAAAACGCGAACATGATCATCATCACGAGCGCAATGAGGCTGATCGCCAGCAGCAGCTCCAGCACCGTCATCGCCCGTCGTGTTCGCACCGCCATCCCTCACGCTTGCGCTCAACCGCCGCGCTGTCCGCGACGCGGCGTCCCCGGCATCATCCCGCTGTTCCCGCCCGGTTGACCCGCGCCGTCCTGCCCGCCTCGACCACTCTGGCCTCCTCGTCCGCCCTGGCCGCCTTGCCCGCCCGGAAGCCCGCCGGCGCCGCCCAATTGCTGCTGCAACTGCTCGATCTGCCCCTGATCGCCGCTCTGAATCGCTTCCATGATCTGCTGCATCTGGGCCTCGCCAAGCTGCCCGCCGAAGGCCTGCATCAGCATCGGGAGGATCTGCGCCAGCATGTCTAAATCCAGCGACGCCAGCGCCTTCGGATCAACCGCCGCCGGATCCAGCACCGCCGCCCCGCCCGGGATCGCGTCCGTCAGCTGCTGCAACTGCTCATCCGACAGGCCGAAATCGCGTCCGAGGTTGATCGGCCGAGGCGGCGCGCGAAGCACCATCGTCGAAAGGATCAACGGGCTGTTCTCGTCGGTCGGGTCGCCGTTGAAGATGTCCACCTGCACCCGCGCGGCCCCGGGGATCATCGGGTCCATCCCGGCCATCACGCGGTAGCTCATGCCCGGCGGCGCGTCGATGTCCATCGCCCCGCTTAGGTCGGTCATCTGTCCGCCGGTCGTCGCCTCGGCCTGCTGCACGATCGGCAGCGTCGCCAAGTCGATGTTTGTCAATACCTGCTCGGTCGCCATCATCGCCCGGGTGCGCAGCTCGGCCCGGTCGATGTCGAGTTGCCCGTTGCGAAACGCAAAGCCGATGATCCCCATCGCGATCACGAGGATCGACACCGAAAGGACCACCTCCAGCAGCGCCGCCCCGCGCCGCCCACGCGCGCGGCCGACTGGCGCGCGACGCACCCACAATGCATCCCGCCCGCTCGCAATGGATTTCGATCGCTCCGCCATCGCGTAACCCAAGCTCGTATATCGAGTAAAAGGCCGACCGAAGGCCCCTGCGTCTTGTACGCGCAGCGGCCCGTTTCGTCGCAGCCGATCGGCCACGAAGTTCCCTCCAAACCCGCCTCACCCGGCCCTGTGAATTCCTGCTTAAGGATAGCTCCAAGCGGAGCTTACGACTGATCGAGGTAGTGGGTCAGTCTCGTCACGTACCGGCGTGAGGCAACGTAACTCTTGCCTACCGAGCGAGTTGGACAATCCGTGCGATGCGACAAAGTTCCGCGTAACGAATCGCTTACTTGCTGAACCGGCCGACGGCGATGCAGGCGTTGTGACCGCCGAAGCCGAAGGAGTTGCTGATGGCGATGTTGACGCGGGCGTCCTGCGGTTTGAGGGGGGTGTAGTTCAGGTCGCAGCCTTCGCCGGGGTTTTCGAGGTTGATGGTCGGCGAGATGACGCCGTGCTCGATGGCCATGACCGTGGCGACGAGTTCAACGCCGCCGGATGCGCCGAGCAGGTGGCCGATGCTGCTCTTGGTGCTGCTGACGCGGAGCTTGTAGGCATGGGCGCCGAAGACGCCCTTGATGGCCGTGGTCTCGGCGACGTCGCCCAGCGGGGTGCTGGTGCCGTGGGCGTTGATGTAGTCGACGGCGTCGGGATTGAGACCGGCGTCTTTGAGTGCGTACCGCATGGCCGCCGCGCCGCCGCTGCCCTGTTCGTCGGGCTGGGTGATGTGATTGGCGTCGCCGCTCATGCCGTAGCCGAGCACTTCGCAATAGATCTTCGCGCCGCGCCGCTTTGCGTGCTCCAGCTCTTCAAACACGAAGATGCCTGCGCCCTCGGCCATCACAAAGCCGTCGCGATCGCGGTCGAACGGGCGCGAGGCCCGGGGCGGATCGTCGTTGCGAGTGGAAAGCGCCTTCATCGAAGCGAAGCCGGCGAGGCCCAGTCGCGTCAGCGCGGCCTCGGCGCCGCCGGTGATCATGATGTCCGCGTCGTTCCGGCGAATCGCGTGAACGGCATCGCCCATGGCGTTGGTCGCGGAGGCGCAGGCCGTCGCAACAGCCGTGTTCGGGCCTTTGGCGCCGAGCATGATGGAGATGTTGCCGCTTCCGGCGTTGACCATCAGCTTGGGAATGGTGAAGGCCGAGACCTTGTCGGGGCCTTTTTCGTGGCAGCGGAGGTTCTGCTCCTCCAATTCCTGCAAGCCGCCGATCCCCGAACCGATGATGACGCCGAACCGCGTCGGGTCGATCGCGTTGCGATCAATGCCGCTGGATTCAAAGGCCAGCTTCGCCGCGGCCATGGCCATCTGCGCGAAGCGGTCCAGCCGCTTGATCTCTTTCTTTTCGAGGAACTGCTCGGGGTTGAACTCCCGGCACTCGCCGCCGAAGCGCACGTCAAAACGAGAAACATCCAGCCGCGTGACCGGGCCGATGCCGCTTTCGCCGGCCAGCAACCGCTCCCAGAACACGTCCGGCATGTTGCCCAGCGGGCTGATCAGCCCGATGCCCGTGATGACAATTCGACGACGTTCAGCCATTGCCGGAAAATCTCGCTTTCAAAAACACGCAACCCAGCCGGCGCACTCGCAGCGGCCGGACCGGGCACCCCGCAAGTCGATCGGCTCGCCGGGTTACTCCTTCTTCTGGTTCTTGGCGATGTACTCCACCGCATGACCGACGGTCTGGATCTTCTCGGCCTCTTCGTCGGGAATGCTGATTTCGAACTCGTCCTCGAACTCCATGACCAGTTCGACCGTGTCGAGCGAGTCGGCGTTCAGATCATTGACGAACGACGTCTCCATGTTGATGCCGTTCTTGTCGACGCCCATCTGCTCGCTGACGATCTTGACGACCTTTTCCTTGATCTCTTCCTGTGTAGCCACTGCCACTGTGATCTCCCTTTTGTTGGCCACTGATTCCGGCGAGCGGCCCATCCGCCCGGCGGTGTCGACCCAGCGCCGACCCGGCCGCACGCCTTTACATTCGCAGTCCGCCGTCCACGGCGAGGATTTGCCCGTTGATGTAACCGGCTGCCGGCGACGCCAGAAACGCCACGGCCGCCGCCACCTCCTCCGGCTCACCGAATCGCTGAAGCGGAATCAGCGGACGGACCTGTTCCTTGACCTTTTCAGACAAGACGCTCGTCATGTCGGTGTTGATGAAACCCGGCGCGATGGCGTTGCACGTGACGCCGCGGCGGGCCAGTTCCTTGGCCACGCTCTTGGTCAGACCGATCACGCCGGCCTTGCTGGCCGCGTAGTTCGCCTGTCCGGCGTTGCCCATCACACCGCTGATGCTGGTGATGTTAATGATGCGACCCCATCGCGCCCGGACCATGTACTTGCTGGCCGCGCGGGTCATGATGAACACGCTGCGAAGGTTGGTGTTCAACACTTCGTCAAACTGCTCGTCGGTCATGTTCATGAGCAGGCCGTCGCGCGTGATGCCGGCGTTGTTGACGAGCACATCGATGCGGCCCAGGTCGGTGGCAACGTCGTCGATCCATTTTTCAACTTTGACGGCGTCGGTCACGTCCAGGGCGCGGGGCACGATCTTGCCGATGCAACGTGAGTCGGCCGCTTCAGCGGTCAGCGAGCTAAGCCGCTCCGCGTTGCGGGCACAGGCCACCACCGTCGCGCCCGCCTTCGCCAGCGCCAAGCTCGTCGCCCGGCCGATGCCGCGCGATCCACCGGTCACAATTGCCACTCGGTCGATCAAGTCCGCCATGAACGAAACACTCTCTTGCGGGCCATGCCCGTCGTCTGGATCGGGCCGCCTAACTGCGCACCGACTCGGAATCACGCACCAGCGACGCAGCCGTTGAAATGTTCACCGCCGTCGCCTTGCGATTGATTTTCTTCATCAGGCCCGTCAGCACGCGGCCGGGGCCGACTTCCACGAACCGCTCGAATCCGTCGGCCATGAGGCGCTCCATCGAGGCCTGCCAACGAATCGGCTGCGCCACCTGGTCCCGCAGCAGGGTCCGGACCGTATCCGGGGTCGCATGATAGTCCGCCGAGACGTTTGATACCACTCCCAGCGGCCCCTTCACAATCGTCACCGCCCGAAGGGCCGGTTCCAGCCCCACCGCGGCCGGCTCCATGAGCGGCGAATGAAACGCCCCCGCCACCACCAGTGGGACCATCCGTGCACCGTACTTCTCCGCCAGGCCGACGGCCCGCTCGCAGGCCGATACCGTACCGGAAATCACAATCTGCCCCGGGCAGTTAAAGTTCGCCGGCGCAAGGACTTCCCCCTGTGCCGCCTCGCTGCAAAGCTCGGCGGTCTTCGCATCGTCCAGCCCCAGCACCGACACCATGCTCCCTTTGGAAGCCTCGGCCGCGTCCTGCATCAGCCGGCCTCGCCGGGCGACGAGCTTCAGTCCCTCTTCAAAACCGATCCACCCCGCCAGGTGCAGCGCGGTGTACTCTCCGAGAGACAGGCCGGCCATGGCCTGCGGGGCGAACTCGTCGGCCATGCCGTTGGCCTGCAGGGCGCGCCAGACGGCGACCGAGGTGACAAAGATCGCCGGCTGTGACATGTCTGTGGCATTGAGCCGGTCGGCCGGGCCGTCGAAACACAGGCGCGACAGGTCCGTCTTGAGGATGTCGTCGGCCTGCTCGAAGACCGCGCGGGCCTCGCTCGAGGCTTCGGCGATGTCCTTGCCCATGCCCACATGCTGGGCACCCTGACCGGGAAAAATGATTGCAGTCTTACTCAAAGTTGATCCTCAACGTGCCCGGGCCGCGGGTCGCTCGCGTCCGGCGGCGAATCCACCCGAAGAATGTTTCAATCAAATGCGGACCAGCACCGACCCCCAGGTCAGGCCGGCGCCGAACGCCACCATCAGCACGAGATCGCCGGATTTGACGCGGCCGGTCTTGCGGCACTCGTTCAACCCCAGCGGCACCGAGGCGGCGGACGTGTTTCCATACTTCTGAATATTGCAGAACATGCGCTCCGGCGGCAAACCAAGCCGTTGCCGGGCGCTCTCGATAATCCGAAGGTTCGACTGATGCGGAATGACAATCGCCAGTTCGTCGGGCTTGACGCCGGCCTCTTCGAGCGTCGATTCGACCAGTTCCAGATTGCGCTTGACCGCCAGTTTGTATACTTCGCGGCCTTGCATCTTGATGTAATGCAGCCGCTCGTTGATGGACATCTGCGAGGCGGGCGTGCGCGACCCCCCGCCCGGCACGCACAGCATGGTGAAGCCGTTGCCCTCGGCGTGCATCTTGTGATGCAGCAGGGCCGGGCCGGACGTGTCGGGCACGGCCGACAGAACCACGGCGCCGGCGCCGTCGCCGAAAAGAATGCAGGTCGCGCGGTCTTCGTAATCGGTGATGCGCGACATCGTCTCGGCGCCGATCACAAGGATGTTCCGAAACGTGCCGGTCTGAAGCAGGCTGGTCGCGGTGATGAACCCGTAGATGAACCCGCTGCACGCGGCGGCGAGATCGAACGCGGGAATCGTCCGCTTGGTCAGCGCCTCCTGCACGAAGCAGGCCGTCGACGGAAACGGGCATTCCGGCGTGATCGTGCTGACGATGATCAGGTCGATGTCGTCGGGGGTCATCCCGGCGTCGGCCAGGGCATCGCGCGCGGCGGCGGTCGCCAGCGTGGCGGTGCTTTCCTTCTCGGAGCAGATGCGGCGCTCGAGAATGCCCGTGCGCTCGCGAATCCATTCGTCGGTCGTGTCGAGCCGGTCGATGAAGTATTGATTCGACAGGACGCGCTCGGGGACCGCGCTGCCCGACCCGCTGATCTTGACTCCAAGCGGCCTAGGCATTCGCCACTTCCTCCGTGAGCCGGCTAAGAATCATCTCGTTCACGCCCGATTTGACGTAGTCCACGCTGACGCGGACGGCGTTCTTGATCGCGCGACGATCGCTGCTGCCGTGGCAGATGATGCACACCCCATCAACGCCCAGCAGCGGCGCGCCGCCGTACTCGCTGTAATCGTGACGCGCCCAGATCGTCTTGACCACGGGCTTGAAT includes these proteins:
- a CDS encoding General secretion pathway protein K, whose amino-acid sequence is MRRRRGLILVVVLVMIALLSLLAASYSFMVRSYTDEVNSQQASFYARMAAESGIQHAIVVLRAYRSDPTVWYDNPAVFRAVPVTPTPQQAVQGNEVVNNSYDPNAPPVWRFNLVAPNPYAPATVRYGLTDETSRLDLNLAKEDQLRRLFEYAIPQETTSQVDVNVLVDSLLDWREKGAAPRPNGAKDEYYAKLEPGYRVKGARFSTIEELLLVRGFSGWVLYGEDYNQNGLLDPNEDDGANSFPPDNGDGVLYPGVAPYFTIWSYEANLSRDGRPRINLNMKDTQKLQEALEAEIPPHLTSYIMAVRTGGKAFNSVMNLIPAPEPDEVPEEEAEPQEDPATTQPQGDPPSSQPGEENPASQPSESTDQGRSEKQAAGAPPVFKDLTPEPPPGTPEDLPLILDRLTVDATPAMAGRINVSTAPLPVLASIVELTDEEVQAIFAARQQLDADQLSTPAFLVTAGLVSPYKFRRILPKVTSASAVFTVDAVGYGDHTGVTQRIKAVLEMRGPVAQVRYYRNLSSLGTAYLPHVVEQRATAGQGGR
- the fabF_3 gene encoding 3-oxoacyl-[acyl-carrier-protein] synthase 2, with the protein product MAERRRIVITGIGLISPLGNMPDVFWERLLAGESGIGPVTRLDVSRFDVRFGGECREFNPEQFLEKKEIKRLDRFAQMAMAAAKLAFESSGIDRNAIDPTRFGVIIGSGIGGLQELEEQNLRCHEKGPDKVSAFTIPKLMVNAGSGNISIMLGAKGPNTAVATACASATNAMGDAVHAIRRNDADIMITGGAEAALTRLGLAGFASMKALSTRNDDPPRASRPFDRDRDGFVMAEGAGIFVFEELEHAKRRGAKIYCEVLGYGMSGDANHITQPDEQGSGGAAAMRYALKDAGLNPDAVDYINAHGTSTPLGDVAETTAIKGVFGAHAYKLRVSSTKSSIGHLLGASGGVELVATVMAIEHGVISPTINLENPGEGCDLNYTPLKPQDARVNIAISNSFGFGGHNACIAVGRFSK
- the acpP_2 gene encoding Acyl carrier protein, encoding MAVATQEEIKEKVVKIVSEQMGVDKNGINMETSFVNDLNADSLDTVELVMEFEDEFEISIPDEEAEKIQTVGHAVEYIAKNQKKE
- the fabG_2 gene encoding 3-oxoacyl-[acyl-carrier-protein] reductase FabG; amino-acid sequence: MADLIDRVAIVTGGSRGIGRATSLALAKAGATVVACARNAERLSSLTAEAADSRCIGKIVPRALDVTDAVKVEKWIDDVATDLGRIDVLVNNAGITRDGLLMNMTDEQFDEVLNTNLRSVFIMTRAASKYMVRARWGRIINITSISGVMGNAGQANYAASKAGVIGLTKSVAKELARRGVTCNAIAPGFINTDMTSVLSEKVKEQVRPLIPLQRFGEPEEVAAAVAFLASPAAGYINGQILAVDGGLRM
- the fabD gene encoding Malonyl CoA-acyl carrier protein transacylase, whose protein sequence is MSKTAIIFPGQGAQHVGMGKDIAEASSEARAVFEQADDILKTDLSRLCFDGPADRLNATDMSQPAIFVTSVAVWRALQANGMADEFAPQAMAGLSLGEYTALHLAGWIGFEEGLKLVARRGRLMQDAAEASKGSMVSVLGLDDAKTAELCSEAAQGEVLAPANFNCPGQIVISGTVSACERAVGLAEKYGARMVPLVVAGAFHSPLMEPAAVGLEPALRAVTIVKGPLGVVSNVSADYHATPDTVRTLLRDQVAQPIRWQASMERLMADGFERFVEVGPGRVLTGLMKKINRKATAVNISTAASLVRDSESVRS
- the fabH_3 gene encoding 3-oxoacyl-[acyl-carrier-protein] synthase 3, whose translation is MPRPLGVKISGSGSAVPERVLSNQYFIDRLDTTDEWIRERTGILERRICSEKESTATLATAAARDALADAGMTPDDIDLIIVSTITPECPFPSTACFVQEALTKRTIPAFDLAAACSGFIYGFITATSLLQTGTFRNILVIGAETMSRITDYEDRATCILFGDGAGAVVLSAVPDTSGPALLHHKMHAEGNGFTMLCVPGGGSRTPASQMSINERLHYIKMQGREVYKLAVKRNLELVESTLEEAGVKPDELAIVIPHQSNLRIIESARQRLGLPPERMFCNIQKYGNTSAASVPLGLNECRKTGRVKSGDLVLMVAFGAGLTWGSVLVRI